A single region of the Lotus japonicus ecotype B-129 chromosome 4, LjGifu_v1.2 genome encodes:
- the LOC130710721 gene encoding uncharacterized protein LOC130710721, giving the protein MDNPGAPGIGKGNPGILGKGKGKGKGNPGILGKGKGNGKGKGNSGILGKGKGKGKGNSGILGKGKGKGNPGILGKGKGKGKGKGKGNSGILGKGKGKGNPGILGNGKGKGNPGILGKVKGKGKGKGNPGGPEGPGEGKGNPGILGKGKGHGKGNPGILGKGNGKGKGNPGIPGKGTVGVSGTGTPGTSGIGNPGTPGKGA; this is encoded by the coding sequence ATGGACAACCCAGGAGCTCCAGGGATTGGGAAAGGAAATCCGGGAATTTTAGGTAAAGGGAAGGGGAAGGGGAAGGGAAATCCAGGAATTTTAGGTAAGGGGAAGGGGAATGGGAAGGGAAAGGGAAATTCAGGAATTTTAGGTAAGGGGAAGGGGAAGGGGAAGGGAAATTCGGGAATTTTAGGTAAAGGGAAGGGGAAGGGAAATCCAGGAATTTTAGGTAAGGGTAAGGGGAAGGGGAAGGGGAAGGGGAAGGGAAATTCAGGAATTTTAGGTAAGGGGAAAGGGAAGGGAAATCCGGGAATTTTAGGTAACGGGAAGGGGAAGGGAAATCCAGGAATTTTAGGTAAAGTGAAGGGAAAGGGAAAGGGGAAGGGAAATCCAGGAGGTCCAGAAGGTCCAGGTGAGGGAAAGGGAAATCCAGGAATCTTAGGTAAAGGGAAAGGACATGGGAAGGGAAATCCGGGAATTTTAGGAAAGGGGAATGGAAAAGGAAAGGGAAATCCAGGAATTCCAGGTAAGGGAACCGTAGGAGTTTCAGGTACGGGTACTCCAGGCACTTCGGGTATAGGAAATCCAGGAACTCCAGGTAAGGGTGCTTGA